A window of Apium graveolens cultivar Ventura chromosome 8, ASM990537v1, whole genome shotgun sequence contains these coding sequences:
- the LOC141676569 gene encoding F-box/kelch-repeat protein SKIP11-like produces MLEDSSCLVSRTYTRTYESENSWVCMNYSLDKIGIQQGKRPLESNGDEESEARKFPKQQSDDAYESIDSTLTSLDLSMTSTTPQSSDHGDTGDYSDSDPLIHAIGRDNSISSLIRSSRSDYGSIASLNRSFRDLIRSGLLYRLRRQNSVVEHWIYFSCQLLGWEAFDPARLKWMRLPTMTSDECFMFSDKESLCVGTELLVFGKVFLSHVIFRYSLLTNTWSSGMTMNFPRCLFGSASMGELAILAGGCDLSGKTLSVAELYNSERGSWEVLPDMNKPRKLCSAVFMDGKYYVIGGVGGSQSKLLTCGEEYNLQTRIWTEIPNMSPVRTRPATEGGMPVTAEAPPLVAVVNNELYAADYSEMEVRKYDKNRKVWETVGRLPERADSMNGWGLAFRACGDRLIVIGGPRAQGEGFIEINAWAPKDGPPHWNLLGRKQSGSFVYNCAVMGC; encoded by the coding sequence ATGTTGGAGGATAGCTCTTGTCTGGTTTCGAGAACCTATACAAGAACCTACGAAAGTGAAAATAGTTGGGTTTGCATGAACTACTCACTCGACAAGATTGGAATTCAACAGGGAAAGAGACCGTTAGAATCTAATGGAGATGAAGAAAGTGAAGCGAGGAAGTTTCCTAAGCAACAAAGTGATGATGCTTATGAAAGCATCGATTCAACTTTAACTTCACTAGACCTTTCAATGACCTCAACAACTCCCCAATCCAGTGATCATGGCGATACTGGTGATTATTCTGATTCAGACCCCCTTATTCATGCCATTGGTCGAGACAACTCTATTAGTTCCCTAATTCGATCATCGAGATCTGATTATGGCTCTATAGCTTCCTTAAATCGAAGCTTCCGTGATCTAATTCGAAGCGGTCTGCTCTACAGACTGCGGAGGCAGAATAGTGTAGTTGAACACTGGATTTATTTTTCTTGCCAACTGCTTGGATGGGAAGCCTTTGATCCTGCCCGTCTTAAATGGATGCGTTTGCCAACGATGACCTCTGATGAATGCTTCATGTTTTCAGATAAGGAATCGCTTTGTGTTGGCACTGAGCTTCTTGTTTTTGGTAAAGTCTTTTTATCCCATGTCATATTTAGGTACAGTTTATTGACAAACACCTGGTCATCAGGGATGACAATGAATTTCCCAAGATGCTTGTTTGGGTCTGCAAGTATGGGTGAGTTAGCAATTTTAGCTGGTGGTTGTGATTTATCTGGTAAAACACTGAGCGTTGCAGAGCTTTACAATTCAGAGCGTGGAAGCTGGGAAGTACTACCAGACATGAATAAACCGCGGAAATTGTGTTCGGCTGTATTTATGGATGGAAAATATTATGTGATTGGAGGGGTTGGAGGAAGTCAATCAAAGCTTCTTACATGTGGGGAGGAGTACAATTTACAGACAAGAATTTGGACCGAAATCCCTAACATGTCGCCTGTGAGGACTCGTCCAGCCACAGAGGGTGGGATGCCTGTTACAGCTGAAGCTCCTCCCCTTGTTGCAGTTGTAAATAATGAACTGTACGCAGCTGATTATTCAGAGATGGAAGTCAGAAAGTATGACAAGAATAGGAAGGTTTGGGAAACAGTGGGAAGGTTGCCTGAACGGGCAGACTCGATGAATGGTTGGGGTTTGGCTTTTAGGGCATGTGGTGATCGGCTTATTGTTATTGGAGGACCTAGGGCGCAAGGTGAAGGTTTTATAGAAATCAATGCATGGGCTCCAAAGGACGGACCTCCTCACTGGAACTTGCTTGGTCGCAAGCAGTCTGGTAGTTTTGTCTACAACTGTGCTGTAATGGGATGCTAG